The following are from one region of the Streptomyces rubrogriseus genome:
- a CDS encoding Gfo/Idh/MocA family oxidoreductase has translation MNTSTPFRVLVCGTNFGRFYAEAVHRRPGYAPAGILSRGSAASRACAERLGVPHYTDVADLPAGIDAACVAVSSAISGGQGTELARALMDRGIHVLQEHPVHLTELTDNLTHARRRGVQYRLNTHYPHVAPVRDFVDAARRLVAQQRPLFVDAATPVHLMHPLVDVLGRAMGTLRPWRFADPAPLPADIGPQPFRTLHGMLAGVPLTLRVHHQLDPSDRDNHALHWHRISIGTEGGVLTLADTHGPVLWSPRLHVGRDADRRFVLDGPGTGHLGLGTTAVVGTTGTFRTVFSDLWPEAVGHALDGLRAAVEQGGDALRAGQYDLAVCRIWTDLAARLGPPDIVRPATPRPLAVSDVFPAPEGTRADTDRVDTARINTHRTATDGADPDGADTHRTATDGADAHRTRAPSSASPYTPSAEFFDLVAAEHTATASAPAVAALLADADLSGGPVVDIGAGTGLVTEAVARARPDAEILACEPAVGMRAVLTSRVFSDPDLRSRVTVTADAAPDLELPDRVSAVLLCGVLGHLDADGRARLWRRLNRRLAPGGLVVVELMQFEEPLTLPETRLATTTAGRHRYEWSFGGAPDETEDGVMRLHSTWRVYRDDATEAEREVHDSYRWAPFGLKEVVAESGMTARTLPTRPGAPPLAVLTRAPDAPNTPAPVSTSTHG, from the coding sequence GTGAACACATCGACGCCCTTCAGGGTGCTGGTCTGCGGCACCAACTTCGGCCGCTTCTACGCCGAGGCGGTCCACCGGCGCCCCGGATACGCGCCGGCCGGCATCCTGAGCCGGGGCTCGGCCGCCTCGCGGGCCTGCGCGGAGCGACTCGGCGTCCCCCACTACACGGACGTCGCCGACCTCCCGGCCGGCATCGACGCCGCGTGCGTGGCGGTGAGCTCCGCCATCTCGGGCGGGCAGGGCACCGAGCTGGCCCGGGCGCTGATGGACCGGGGCATCCACGTCCTCCAGGAACACCCCGTCCACCTCACCGAGTTGACCGACAACCTCACACACGCACGCCGCCGGGGAGTGCAGTACCGCCTCAACACCCACTACCCGCACGTCGCCCCGGTCCGTGACTTCGTCGACGCCGCCCGCAGGCTCGTCGCACAACAGCGCCCGCTCTTCGTGGACGCCGCCACCCCGGTCCACCTGATGCACCCCCTGGTGGACGTCCTCGGGCGGGCGATGGGCACCCTGCGGCCCTGGCGCTTCGCGGACCCGGCTCCGCTGCCCGCCGACATCGGTCCGCAGCCGTTCCGCACCCTGCACGGCATGCTGGCGGGCGTACCCCTCACCCTGCGCGTGCACCACCAGCTCGACCCGTCCGACCGGGACAACCACGCACTGCACTGGCACCGGATCTCGATCGGCACGGAAGGCGGAGTCCTCACCCTGGCCGACACCCACGGCCCCGTGCTGTGGAGTCCCCGGCTGCACGTCGGACGTGACGCCGACCGGCGCTTCGTCCTCGACGGTCCCGGCACCGGCCACCTGGGCCTGGGCACCACGGCCGTGGTGGGGACCACGGGCACCTTCCGCACCGTCTTCTCCGACCTGTGGCCGGAAGCGGTCGGTCATGCTCTCGACGGGCTCCGCGCGGCCGTCGAGCAGGGCGGCGACGCCCTTCGCGCGGGGCAGTACGACCTGGCCGTGTGCCGCATCTGGACCGACCTCGCCGCACGGCTCGGGCCGCCCGACATCGTCCGTCCGGCCACCCCGCGGCCCCTCGCGGTCAGCGACGTCTTCCCCGCCCCGGAGGGGACTCGCGCCGACACGGACCGCGTCGACACGGCTCGAATCAACACGCACCGTACGGCCACGGACGGCGCCGACCCGGATGGGGCCGACACGCACCGCACGGCCACGGACGGCGCCGACGCACACCGCACCCGCGCCCCTTCGAGCGCCTCGCCCTACACCCCGTCGGCCGAGTTCTTCGACCTCGTCGCCGCCGAGCACACCGCGACCGCGAGCGCACCCGCCGTCGCCGCGCTCCTGGCCGACGCCGACCTGAGCGGTGGCCCCGTGGTCGACATCGGCGCCGGCACCGGACTGGTGACCGAGGCCGTCGCCCGGGCCCGGCCGGACGCCGAGATCCTGGCCTGCGAACCGGCGGTCGGTATGCGCGCGGTGCTCACCAGCCGGGTCTTCAGCGACCCGGACCTGCGCTCCCGCGTCACCGTCACCGCGGACGCCGCGCCCGACCTGGAGCTCCCGGACCGGGTGAGCGCCGTCCTGCTGTGCGGCGTCCTCGGCCACCTCGACGCCGACGGACGGGCCAGGCTCTGGCGCCGACTGAACCGGCGGCTGGCACCCGGCGGACTGGTGGTCGTCGAACTCATGCAGTTCGAGGAGCCGTTGACCCTCCCCGAGACCAGGCTCGCCACCACGACCGCCGGGCGGCACCGCTACGAGTGGTCGTTCGGCGGAGCGCCGGACGAGACCGAGGACGGCGTGATGCGCCTGCACTCCACCTGGCGCGTCTACCGCGACGACGCCACCGAGGCGGAGCGCGAGGTGCACGACTCCTACCGGTGGGCGCCCTTCGGGCTGAAGGAGGTGGTCGCCGAGTCCGGGATGACCGCCCGCACCCTGCCCACCCGCCCCGGAGCACCCCCGCTGGCCGTACTCACCCGGGCACCGGACGCCCCGAACACCCCTGCCCCCGTTTCCACCTCCACCCACGGCTGA
- a CDS encoding saccharopine dehydrogenase NADP-binding domain-containing protein, translating into MTKPVIGVLGAAGAVGRAAVRELRALGHTGLRLGGRTVSTLRAVAEEEPAGRDEAVWADADAPDGLRAFTEGCDIVLNCVGPTYRLRATVASAALAAAADCVDVAGDDPAAEDLREAGDPARDGRTVVLSAGALPGLSSLLPRWLAGQGLDGSSALSAHCGGLETCSPTVAHDLMLSLTSGGADGAAYGEALAAVRGGRRVPRALRTAEDAEHRSFPGRVALQPYLSQESERLATLLGLDRLDWYNVHPGPAVRALLNQLPGRLAAGDDPAELADRLILAADLDLAGRKPWYVMDFELSGTVSGRPATAGLTLRTASSYRLTAAVGALAVDAVLRAGVPAGVHFACDVLDPDAVVRHLRDGNVADLRPTGAAAGADRVEEGVL; encoded by the coding sequence ATGACCAAGCCCGTGATCGGAGTCCTGGGTGCCGCCGGGGCGGTGGGCCGCGCCGCCGTACGCGAGTTGCGCGCGCTCGGCCACACCGGGCTCCGCCTGGGCGGCCGGACCGTCTCCACCCTGCGCGCGGTCGCCGAGGAGGAACCCGCGGGCCGTGACGAGGCCGTGTGGGCGGACGCCGACGCACCGGACGGCCTGCGCGCCTTCACCGAGGGCTGCGACATCGTCCTCAACTGCGTCGGGCCCACCTACCGGCTGCGCGCCACGGTGGCCTCCGCCGCACTCGCCGCCGCGGCGGACTGCGTCGACGTGGCCGGGGACGACCCGGCCGCCGAAGACCTCCGCGAGGCCGGTGACCCGGCCCGCGACGGCCGCACGGTCGTCCTGTCCGCCGGAGCCCTGCCCGGCCTGTCCAGCCTCCTGCCCCGCTGGCTGGCCGGGCAGGGCCTGGACGGCAGCTCCGCCCTGAGCGCGCACTGCGGCGGACTGGAGACCTGCTCGCCGACGGTGGCGCACGACCTCATGCTCTCCCTCACCTCCGGAGGCGCGGACGGCGCGGCCTACGGCGAGGCCCTCGCCGCCGTCCGCGGCGGCCGGCGCGTCCCGCGCGCCCTGCGCACGGCCGAGGACGCCGAACACCGGTCCTTCCCGGGCCGGGTGGCCCTCCAGCCCTACCTCAGCCAGGAGAGCGAACGCCTCGCCACCCTCCTCGGCCTCGACCGGCTCGACTGGTACAACGTCCACCCCGGCCCCGCCGTACGCGCGCTGCTCAACCAGCTGCCGGGCCGCCTCGCCGCCGGGGACGACCCGGCGGAGCTGGCCGACCGGCTGATCCTCGCCGCCGACCTGGACCTGGCCGGACGCAAGCCCTGGTACGTCATGGACTTCGAGCTGTCGGGCACCGTGTCGGGGCGTCCGGCCACCGCGGGACTGACCCTGCGCACGGCCAGCAGCTACCGGCTCACCGCGGCGGTGGGCGCGCTCGCGGTGGACGCGGTGCTGCGGGCCGGGGTACCGGCGGGCGTGCACTTCGCCTGCGACGTGCTCGACCCCGACGCCGTGGTGCGGCACCTGCGCGACGGGAACGTCGCCGACCTCCGGCCCACTGGAGCGGCGGCCGGTGCCGACCGGGTGGAAGAGGGCGTGCTGTGA